The Clostridium sp. DL-VIII DNA window ATTGAAAAAGCAAAAGAGTATATTGGAGAAAATTATAGTGACTGTGATATTTCTGTGGAGAAACTATGCTCTGAATTACACGTTAGTCCTACATATTTCTCTACAATTTTTAAAAGAGAGACAGGCATGAATTTTGTTAATTATTTAACATCAGTGCGCTTAGAAGAAGCTGTGAAACTTTTAAATACTACTGATTATAAAACATATATGATAGCAGATAAGGTTGGATATCCAGAAGCAAATTATTTTAGTTATGTTTTTAAAAAAGAGTTTGGAGTATCACCGTCAAAGTACAGAAAGAATTGAGTGAATTATTATGCTTAATTTATTTGAAATGAAAAGGATAATAAAATGGTTTAAAAATGCAAGTATACAATATATAATATCAGTTTCATTTACAGTAATAGCTGTTGTAGGAATGATAATTGTTGGAGGAGGTCTATATTTACGTTATATAAATTCAACTGAGGAGATGATATCTGAAAATAATAAATCTATCCTTGAACAGGTAAATTTAAATTTAGATAATTATTTAAGAAATATGATGAAGGTATCTGATACAACTTATTATAATGTAATAAAAAAGAAGGATATAGCTACGGATAGTTTGGATAAGGAGATGGATCTGCTCTATGAGACCAACAAAGATTCACTTATAAGCATCTCTGTATTTTCAGAAGATGGTCAAGTTGTTGCGGCATCTCCAGTAGGACAATTGAAAAGTTCAGTTGATCCAAGAGAAAGCGATTGGTTTTCTAAAGCCATGAGTAGAAAAGAAAATTTACATTTCTCAACACCTCATGTACAAAACTTATTTGTAGATTTAGACAATAAATATCATTGGGTTGTGTCCTTAAGCCGTGCAGTAGAATTGACAAGTAACAAAAAAACTACCTTTGGAGTGTTATTAGTAGATATGAACTTTAGTGGTATTGAGCAGATTTGTAAAAATGTAAACATGGGTAAGACTGGGTATGTATACTTAATTGACCGTGAAGGAGAAATAATATATCATCCTAGACAACAATTAATTTATTCAAATTTAATTCAAGAAAATAACCCAAATGAAGCTGCTTATGATGATGGAGATCATATAGAAACCTTTCAGGGAGAAAAGAGACTAGTTACAGTAAAAACTGTTGGTTATACAGGATGGAAGATAATAGGCGTGACCCCGATGGCCGATATAACATCGGATTATTACCAAATGAAAGTTTTTGCAGCATTTATTATGTTTTTTGCTATTTTTATTCTTGTTTTTCTTAATATGTTTGTATCCTCACGTATAGCTAATCCTGTTAAATCGTTAGAGAGGTCTGTAAAAAGACTTGAAAACGGAGAAAAGGATGTAGAAGTTTTAATTAGTGGGTCATATGAAGTGCAGCATTTAGGAAAAGCAATAAAATCTATGGTTAATCAAATGCATCTGCTTATGGATAATATAATGGCTGAGCAGGAATCTAAGAGAAAAAGTGAATTAAACGCACTTCAGGCTCAAATTAATCCACACTTTTTGTATAATACATTAGATTCTATAATATGGATGATAGAAAATGAAAATTATGATGGAGCTATTATTATGGTAACAGCTTTGGCAAGACTATTTAGAATAAGCTTAAGCAAGGGAAAAAATATAATAACGGTAAAAGATGAAATTGAACATGCACGTAACTATTTAACAATTCAAAATATACGTTATAAAAATAAATTTACATATAGCATAGATGTTGATAAAGACGTACTCAATCTCGCAAGCATAAAACTAATAGTTCAACCTCTAATTGAAAATGCTATTTATCATGGCATGGAATTTATGGGGGGAGATGGTGAGATTTTAGTAAGAGCTCATGCCGAGAAAAATGATTTGTTTATTGATGTTGTTGATAATGGTCTTGGTATGCCGCAAGAAGTTGCTGATGCACTTCTAACTAGTGAAAGTAAGATAGAAAAGAAGAGTTCAGGTATTGGACTAAAAAATGTTAATGAACGTATACAATTATATTTTGGAAAAAGGTATGGTCTTGAAATTTATAGTGAACCGGATGAAGGTACTACAATTCGGATTCATATGCCATGCATGGATTATTATGAGCTTAAGAAGAAAGGGGAAGAAGATTAGTGAAAAAAAGAAAAAAAATAATAATTATTATTGCCTTTCTATTATTAATTTCATTTTTTCCACTGCTCTTAAATGATACTCTATGGCATGAAAAAGACAAAAAAATATATAATATATCAATTATAACTAGAGGAAAGAATAGTGAAAGTCTACTGATAATGAAACAGGGAATTGATCAGGCGGCTTCAGAAATGAATGTAAATACAAGTTTTGTTACTTTATCAGAAGATAATAGCATTGATGAACAAAATCAACTAATAGAAAGGGAAATTAAAAATAACGCGGATGCAATAATCATATCACCTGTAGATTTTGAAAAAATGGCTAATCCAATAGAAAATGCAATGAAAAAGGTGCCTGTTATATTATTTGAATCAACTGTTGACTCAAAGCATGTCGAACCAAGTATTTCCTGTGATAATTATAACCTTGGGGTTAACTTAGGAAAAGAAGTAATAAAAAATGGAAAGATGTGCAGTAATATTGCCATTATAAAGAATAATTTAAATTGCAGTAGTATAAAGGAAAGATATGATGGTTTCATGAGTGTTATGGAGAATGCAGAAAATAATTATATTTTTTGGGAACTTAAAGATGAAAAGCAGCAGAATTACTATAATCAAGGAAAGAGCTTGTTGGAAAATAATAATGTTGATGTAGTAGTTACCTTTGATACAGGAATACTAGAAGGTATTTCTGAGGCAAAGAAAGATTTAATAAATACAAACAAAGAGAAGGCATCCATTGAGATTTATGGAGCAGGAAGCACAAGCAAAATAATTTCTTTATTGGAAGATAAAACAATAAAAGCGATTGCCATTCAAAATGAATTTAATGTAGGGTATTTAAGTATAAAATCAGCAGTAAATAGAATTAAAGGTGAAAACATGGACAATAGTAATATTTCTTCAACTGTAGTAAATAGAGAAAATATGTATTCAGAAGAAAACCAAAGGTTATTGTTTCCATTCATTAGATAAATATTTAATATAAATATATTGCGGAGGGATTTATAGTGAGGTTAATTAAAAAATTATCAGGATTCTTAGCAATAATTTCAGTATTTAATGTATTATCAGCATGTGACGCAAATGTAAAGGCAGGAAGTTATAATAACATTAAAGAGATAAAAATTGGTGTGACCTTGTATAGGCAGGATGATGCATTTATCTCCCTAATTGCTCAAAATATTCAAGAAGCCGCAAAAGAAAAGGAAAAAGAAAATGAAGGCAAATATAAAATGAGCATAGATGTTTTGGATGCAAAGGGAAGCTCTATTAATCAAAATAATCAAGTAGATAAATTTGTTGCTCAAAATTACGATGTTATATGTGTAAACTTGGTTGATAGAACTGCAGCATCAACTATTATTGACAAGGCAAAGGCAGCCAATATACCGATTGTTTTCTTTAATCGTGAACCAGTGGAAGAAGATATGGAAAGATGGAATAAATTATATTATGTAGGAGCTAAGGCGGAACAATCAGGGGAAATGCAGGCAGATATTATTATAAATGCTTATAAAGAAAATAGCAGAAATGTAGATAAAAATGGGGATGGAAAGATTCAATATGTGATGCTTGAGGGAGAACCAGGTCATCAGGATGCCTTAATTAGAACTGAATATTGTATTAAAACTATAACTCAAAGTGGAATCGAATTAGAAAAGCTTGCAGATGATACAGCAAATTGGCAAAATGCTCAGGCAACCACAAAAATGACACAATGGATTAAGAATTTTGGTGATAAAATTGAGGTGGTATTCAGTAATAATGATGATATGGCACTTGGAGCTATATACGCATTAGACAATGCTAATGTAAAAAATAGACCTCTAGTAGTTGGTGTTGATGGAATTCCTAAAGCTTTAGAAGCAGTAAAGAATGGAACCATGATTGGAACTATTTATAATGATTCAAAAAAACAGGCAGAGGGCATTTTCAATATTGCATATACATTAGCTACACATGGAAATATCAATTCAGTTGATGGATTAGAAAAGGGACAATATATTAGAACTTCTCATACTGAAGTCACAAGCCAAAATGTAGATTCATTTTTAGAAGGTAAATAATATAACGATTATTTCAGATGCGCGTAAATTTATATTATATACGGAATTGTTAATTGATAAAGTGAAATTATAAATAATGAAAGAATATAATCAAGAATAAGAAAAGCCGTAAAGGCTTTTTTTATTTAATTATATATTGTAAATTAGTAACTGTAAAATGTCTTATTTGTGCTATTAGCATAAATGCTTTTACTAATACGCATAATAAAATTAGCTTTTAATAGATAATGATAATATGGAGGCTAAAATGAAATTATTAAGGAAGATATTAATAGTAACTGTAGTTGTAACATCAATCATTGAGGTATTTTTTTATAGTCCAGCTGCATATGCCCAAGCGGAAACGAATAGACCAGTTAGAGCTAGTGTATTGTTACGTGAACCAGCTGATCCATATAATGCGTTGCTAAAGGAGAATTTGGAGAATATTCAAAATCAAGATAAAGGAAAAATAGAATTTAATTTTTATGATTCTAAAAATAATCAGGCAGAGCAAGACAAGTTACTTAATAATGTACTAGAAGAAGGAAATACAGATCTTATATTAATAAATATAATAGATCCTAAAGAAACACAAAGTATCATTAATAAAATTAAGGTGAAAAACATTCCAGTAGTTTTTTTTAACATAGAAGAACCTAATATGGATGCACTTAGGTCATACAATAAAGCTTATTTTGTTGGAACAAATCCAGAAGAAGCAGGAATGCTTCAAGGGAAAATACTTGTAAGGTTGTGGAATCAAAATAAAGCAGCCATGGATAAAAATCATGATAATATAATGCAATATGTTATTTTAATGGGAAATAAGGATAATTTAGAGGCAATTGGAAGAACTAAGTATTCTGTATCAACAATTAATGATGCAGGAATACAAACTCAGGAACTAGCTTTAAAAGTTTGCAACTGGGATAAAAATCAAGCCATAGTGGCAATGGAACAAGTGTTTCTGCAAAATGGTGATAAAATTGAAGCTATAATTTCTAATAATGATGCAATGGCAATAGGGGCTATTGAAGTATTACAAAAATATGGGTATAACAAAGGAGATGTAAATAAGACCATACCAGTAGTTGGAGTTGATGCTATACCAGAAGCAAGAGAATTAATTAGAAAGGGAGAAATGGCAGGAACAGTTATTCAAGATGCATATGAGATGACAAAAGCAGTCTATGATATTGGAATGAATTTAGTTCATAATAGGCCTCCACTTGAAGGTACAGAATATAAATTTGATAGCACTGGAGTTTCTGTTCGTATTCCTTATAGAGAATATATAGAAAACAATAGTTAGCTTTACAATATTTTAAAGTTAATATAATATTATAATAATAAAATAAAATTACGGAAACTAGATTGAAAAATAAATTTAATGAGGATGTGGGGCTAAATGAGTAAATTAGAAGAAATAATCGAATACAACAGGAGATTTGTTGAAAACAAAGACTATGAACAATATGTAACAACTAAGATACCTAAGAAGAAAATGGCTATATTATCATGTATGGATACTAGATTAACAGAGTTACTACCAAAGGCAATGAACATAAAAAATGGTGATGCAAAAATAATTAAAGATGCAGGGGCAACTGTTATGCATCCATTTGGCGGAGTAATGAGAAGTATATTAGTCGCTGTGTATGAGTTTGGTGCGGAAGATGTTTTTGTAATAGGGCATCATGGCTGCGGAATGAGCAATCTGGATACAAGAAGTCTTGTAGATAAAATGATAAATAGAGGCATAAAACAAGAAACTATATTAACCTTAAATAATGCAGGGATTAATGTTGAAAAATGGCTTCGTGGATTTGAATCAGTTGAGGAGTCAATAAAGGAAAGTGTAAGAATGATAAAAAACCATCCATTATTTCCTAAAGAGGTAAGGGTGCATGGCTTACTTATCAGTCCTGAAACAGGAGAACTTGAAGTTATAATAAACGGAGATAAACAATAACTAGTGACAAATAGTAAGTAATAAATGATAAGCTTTAGGAGGAAACTACAAGGAGAAGGTTCTGCGTCTCCTGTAAAATATTAATTGTGATATTAAGGTTTTTTCTTCCTAAACTTGCCACTCTTAATTTATCATTTATCACTAGCATCTGTTTCTAGTATGTGTTTCCAATATCTTTTTGGCATCATTCTGCGCTGTAATCTAAGATTCTTTCTTTCCTCAATAGTTGTTGCTTTAAAATAAGTTTTCCAAAGTTCTGTATATTCATCATTATGAAGTCTAAGCTTTTCATATATATCTGCAGCCATTTCTATAATTTCATAGGAAAGGGTATCATATATTAAGGCTTTTTCTCTAGAGATATCATGAATAATAAAATACTCCTTAGGGAACCTTTTCTTAAAATGCTCTCCAATAAGCTCTAAAATATCATTGTCAGGTTCTATAGAAGCATATAAGAATTTTTCATCAAGATAATTAAATCTTATAAAACCTTCAAAGTTGTGACATTCAAACATAACCCGTCTGTTTATATCATCAACAAGCCTTATTACATCAATATTAAGAAAACTGTGAACCTCATGCTTAAGCTTAAATGCTATCTTCAAATAATTAAAGATGAGAATGGATTTATCTTTATAATTGCTTAAGTAAGTCATATATATTTTTTTTAATGCAAGAAGATCTATCGTATTTATAATTGCATTTTTGACTTTATTAAATTTAATTTCATCAGTTGTCACTTCAATAATTTCTCCTAGTAAAAGAGGGATATTAGATTCAGATTTACTATAAATAAATTCAGGTGGATTCTTTGAGTAAAAACCATTATATACAGCAGTTAATAACCCTTCAAAAGTATTGTCATAAATGTAAATTAACATAATTAAAATTCTCCGTTTATTGCAGTAATTTTTTCGCCTAAGCTAATAGCATTAACTTTAGGTAATAAAAAATTTGATGATACATTTTTATTGTGGTTAATTGCATTAGAAGAAAAATCATAACCATTAGGAAGGATGATTCCAGAAGGTGTATATGTCTCATCTAACGAGAAGCTGTCAAAAAATGATATCTGATCAGGATTTATATTTGCAGTTTTTGAAATAGACCCTTCTAAAAGTTTATTTTTTATTCTAATATGATCAAATAAAACATTACCATGATATTTACCGTTGCAGGTAATAAAATATTTTGCTCTTTTAAGGGTTATTCTCAGTTTTCTCAAGTCTTCAAAGGTCAAGTTATGAACTCTCCTAATTTTTAAGATTTTTTTAGCAGAAGTCACACCTATACCAGGGATGCGTAATAATTTCTCATAAGGAGCTTTATTAATTTCTACAGGAAATTCATTTAAGTTTGATAAAGCCCAGTAAGTTTTAGGATCAAAATTTAAATCAAAATTGTCATCATCATTTTTTAAAAGTTCTTTTGCCTTAAAGCCATAATATCTAAGAAGCCAATCAGCCTGGTAAAGTCTATGCTCTCTAAGCATAGGTGGATGAGTTATATCTGGAAGCAGTTTGTTATCCTTAATTACAGGAACATAAGCGGAGTAATAAACTCTTTTTAAACTGTACTTGCTATAAAGAGCTTCTGAAAGCTTGAGTATTTTTCCATCATTTTCAGGAGTAGCTCCAACAATTAGCTGAGTACTTTGTCCCCCAGGAACAAAAAGGGGAGTACTCTTTATGTTTTTTTTCATTTCAGTATAATTATTTATGGAATTTTTAATTACGCCCATTGGTTTTAAAATTTTATCTTTACTTTTTTGAGGAGCTAAGAGTTTAAGGCTGTCACTTGAGGGAAGTTCTATATTAACGCTCATTCTATCAACATAGATTCCGGCTTTTTCAATTAAAGCTTCATCAGCACCAGGTATCGCTTTAAGGTGAATATATCCATTAAATTTTTTATCAATACGAAGTTTTTTCACAGTTTTAAGTAATAGTTCCATAGTATAGTTAGGATTATTGATTACAGCAGAGCTTAAAAAAAGTCCTTCTATATAATTACGTTTGTAAAAATTGATAGTAAGCTCACAAACTTCATCAGGAGTAAAACTAACTCTTAAAAAGTCTCTTGAGGCACCATTTATGCAGTATTTGCAGTCGAAAACACAATCATTAGAAAATAATATTTTAAGCAGGGAAATGCAGCGGCCATCAGGGGTGAAGCTATGGCAAATACCACTTTCAGAAGCATTACCTATTCCATTATTAGTATTCTTTCTTTTTGAGCCGGATGAAGAACATGATACATCATATTTAGCTGCATTAGATAAAACTTTTAATTTTTCCATTAGGTCCATTATCTTAACACTCCTTTATAAGTGAGGATTTATAGAACATACATTTGTATAATATTATATACGAATGTATGTTCTAATTCAATAAGTAATTTTAACCTAGATTTTACTTATAATACGCATATTTCTTCATTATTTAGATTTAGTTTTTATAAAATTATTCGATAACATAATTATTGAATATATAGATATATAACTTAGAAATTTGATTTGTATATAAAATAATTATCTATTCTTATTAAATTTTTGTGATTTCGGTAAGCTACCACATAAGTTAAGTTCAAAGCTTGATATCTATAACAAATATTGGAGGGATATATATGATTAATGTTTTCAAGAGAAAAAGTACAGAAAATGAATTTGTTGAAGAAAAACATTTAGATGAAGAAAAAATTCAAACTCAAACAAAAAATACTGATACAATAGAATTTTTAAAGAAAATTAGTGTTCAGATTGAAGATATAATAAATCAACATAATAAAGTTAACAGTGAACATGATGTGCTTGCAGAGTTAGCTGGACAAATTGAAAAGCAAATGAAAATAGTATTAAATTTAACTGAGCAGACTAATAGTTCAACAGATGAGCTGCATAACCAAGGAGAAAATTTGTTAAATGCTACAAAAAATACTGTGGGAAAATCAATTGAAGGTAAAGAGTCAATTGAAGGCATGGTTAAGGTAATTGAAAACCTAGACGTAGAAACGAAAGATACCTATAAAAATATTACTTCTTTAGGTGAAAAACTTAAGGAAATTGGAGAAATAGCTCAATTGATTAGTGGAATAGCATCGCAAACAAATCTTCTTGCGCTTAATGCAGCAATAGAAGCTGCCAGAGCGGGAGAGCAGGGAAAAGGTTTTTCAGTAGTTGCCGATGAAGTTAGAAAATTAGCAGAAATGACTGGTGAAAGCAGTAGTAATATAACTAAGTTAATCAGTGGAATAGATACACAAACAAGAGAGGTATTGAAGAGTGTTGAAAAAAGTACATTAGTAGTGACAGAAGGTGTAACCTCGTCAAAAGGTGCACTTGAAAAGATAGAGGAAGCCTTAAATTCATTTAATAGTGTTGAAGGTGAAGCAGGAAAATTAATTAACACAATTAACTCACAAAAAAATAATGTTGATAAAACATTTAATACAATAAACGAAGTTAATAATATTCTTACAGTAACTAATAATCAAATTACACAACATATTGAAGAAGCAGGAAAAGTAGATAAGAAATTAGAAAAAAGCGTATCGCATATATCTGATTATGTGAGAGGATAATTAATAAACCAAAATCATCTTAATAAAATATCAGTTATATATATTGCAATGTACAGTTTACAATTGTACATTGTAAATTTTTAATAGCAACATATATAGTTACTATAGAATCTAAATTAAATACTTAAACATAAAAACAAGCTTTAATTCTATAAGCTTGTTTTTTTATTCTAATATTAAATAAGTAAGATATAAAAGATTAAATTTTATGATTATATAGAATTTACAGTATCGCGTTCAATTAAAGAATTTATGAGTATTATACGCTTACTTAAAGAATTGTTAGAATCTATTTTTTCTAATAATAAAATGGCTGCATTTGTTCCAAGGAGAAACATATTTTGATCGATGGTAGTCAGTTTGGGTTCTACAAATTTGCTTAAATCTATATTATCAAATCCTATTATAGATAATTTAGCAGGTACTTCTAAATTTAATTTCTTGCAGGCATTAAGAACTCCAACAGCCATAAGGTCATTACATGCAAAAACAGCAGTAGCGGAAGAAGTTTTTAATACATCTATAAAAATATTAAGAGTATTATCAACAGTTTCGCTGCTGTTTCCATTACCTATGTTGATAATATTTTCGGGTTTAAAATTATTTAGTGCTGTCATTGTTTCTTTATATACTTTTTCTTTTATATCGTAAGAGTAACTATCTTTTCCCCTGACAAATAAGATATCTTTATGATTGTTTTCCAAGAGGTGATTTAATGCCATACTTGCTCCCATTGCTTCATCATTGGCAACAGATGAAATATTTGCAGACACTGAATGTCCATTGACAAAGACTATGGGAGTTTGCTTTGATATATTATTATAAAATTTAGATTTAATATTTTCGGTATTTGGATCTATAACAATTATTCCGGATACATTTCTAGATAGTAAATTGTTAATACATGTTTGTTCTTCTTTTTTATCATTTTCGCTGCAAACTAAAACTAGAGATTGGGAATTAAGTTTTAGGATGTTTTGTATACCATTAATAACTTCAGGGAAAAACATATTATTAATACTTGGAACTACAACACCTATAGTAGATGATTTCTGCCTAGTAAGCTCGCGTGCCTGCATGTTAGGAATATATTTTAGTTCTTCTATTACTTCTAAGACTCTTTTTTTAGTTTCTTCTTTTACAGGATAATTCCCATTCATTACTCTAGAAACAGTTGCAACGGATACATTTGCTTTTTTAGCCACATCTGCTATAGTTAATTTCATAATTATTCCACCTCATAATGTATTTTGCTATATTCATAAAATATTAAGTTATATATAGCATATCTGATGTATTACTTTATATGACTTACAAATTTATCAAAAGCAGCAAATCCTTGTTCATTTCTTTTAAATACTCCGGCATGGCATAATACTTCTAAAAATTTAAAACCAACTTCTGATTTTAATATGTCGTAAGCATTGTCAGAAGATATATTAGGATATTTTTTTAGAAGATATTTATACCAATCTGAATGTTTGGATATGGATTCATCAGTCGAAATATCTGCTACCTTATTAATTAATTTATCTTTTAATATATTCAGTTCTATTTTTAATCTTGCAGGAAGAACTGCAAGCCCCATGACTTCTATAAGTCCTATATTTTCTTTTTTTATGTGATGAACTTCGTTATGTGGATGAAAGATACCAAGTGGATGTTCATCACTTGTTCTATTATTTCTAAGCACTAAATCAAGTTCGTATTTACCATTTCTTTTTCTTGAAATAGGAGTTATGGTATTATGAGGTTCATTTTCAGTATGACTTAATATATTTACAGATTCATCAGAATAATTTCTCCAGGAAATTAATATACGGTCTGCTAAATCTAATAATAGATTTTTATTTTTACTAGAAAGTCTAATAACAGACATAGGCCATTTTACTCTGCCTATTTCTACATCATCATATCCTGAAATAGAATAACTTTTTTCTACAGAAGCCTTTTCCATGGCAAAAGTATAGTGTCCGCCTTGATAATGATCATGAGAAAGTATAGAACCGCCAACTATAGGAAGGTCTGCATTAGAACCGGCAAAATAGTGGGGAAGTATGTCTGTAAATATTAATAGGTTTCTAAAAGTATCCCTATTTATCTTCATAGGTATATGGTTATCGTTTAAGATTATGCAATGCTCATTATAATAAGTATAAGGAGAGTATTGCAAGAAATACTTTTGATTCTCTCCAAAGTCTAAAGGGATAATTCTATGAGTTTGCCTGGCAGGATGATTTAAAGTGCCATAAAAGCCCTCATTTTCTTTACATAATAGACATTTTGGATAAGAACTTGATTTAATTAATTTAGCTTTGGCTATATCTCTTGGATCTTTTTCTGGTTTAGACAGATTTATAGTTATATCTAGATCACCATACTCAGTAGGTGCTTTCCAGATAATATTTTTATCAATTCTATCTTTTCTTATGTAATTTGAAGCTATGCTTAAATTATAATAATATTCAGTAGCCCTTTCAGGGGATGAATTATATAATTCATTAAATTTATTTATGACTTCTGAAGGTCTTGGCATTACGCAGTTCATGATTTTTGTGTCAAATAAATCTCTTTCAGTAGTAGTATTTTCTAGTAAATCCTTTTCACAAGCATAATCTAAAATATTTTCTAAAATAGGTGCTGGAGTTTCTAAATTTTCTTCAATATTAATGAATTCAAATTCATTTAAATTTAATGTGCCAAGCAACATATTTGTAGAATAAATCATATCCTCAGCAGTTATAAGTTTTTTATTTAATGCAAAGTTTATAAGTCTGTTTATTTCAAGGTTTATATTTACCATGCTAAAACCTCCCTGATTTTTAGTGATGAATTATAAATAATAAGTTATAAGTTAAAGATGAAATCCCCAACTTGGGGATTTCTTAAAATGTTTTTTGAAAAGCCTGAGGATTTTCTTCCTTAAACTCCTAACTTATAATTCATAACTAGTATTTATTATCTGTCTTCAAAGCCATTTGGATGAGTTTTGTGCCATCCCCAGGCGGTACTTATTACATCTTTAACATCTGTATATTTAGGGTTCCAGCCTAATATTTTCTTTGCTTTTTCATTTGAAGCAATTAATCTTGCTGGATCTCCAGCTCTTCTGTCACCTATAATGACTTTAATTTCTTCATTAGTAGCTTCTTTCGCTGAATCTATCATTTCTTTTACGCTAAAGCCAACTCCATTACCTAAGTTAAAAATATTACTTTCATTACCCTTTAGTAAATAATCAACAGCTTTTATGTGTGCATCTGCTAAATCAAGTACATGAATGTAATCTCTAATGCATGTTCCGTCTGGAGTATCGTAATCTTCTCCAAAAACAGTGATGGCCTCTCTCTTTTTTAGAGGAACTTGAAGAATTAATGGTATTAGGTGGCTTTCAGGAGAGTGATCCTCACCAATGCTTCCATCTTCTATCGCACCAGCTGCGTTAAAATATCTTAAAGAGACAAAAGTTATTCCATGAGCCTTATTAACCCATTTCATCATCTTTTCCATAGTAAGTTTTGTTTCACCATAAGTGTTAGTAGGATGTGTTTCATCGTCTTCAAGTATAGGAATTTTCTTAGGTTCTCCATATACAGCTGCAGTTGAAGAGAATAC harbors:
- a CDS encoding methyl-accepting chemotaxis protein, with product MINVFKRKSTENEFVEEKHLDEEKIQTQTKNTDTIEFLKKISVQIEDIINQHNKVNSEHDVLAELAGQIEKQMKIVLNLTEQTNSSTDELHNQGENLLNATKNTVGKSIEGKESIEGMVKVIENLDVETKDTYKNITSLGEKLKEIGEIAQLISGIASQTNLLALNAAIEAARAGEQGKGFSVVADEVRKLAEMTGESSSNITKLISGIDTQTREVLKSVEKSTLVVTEGVTSSKGALEKIEEALNSFNSVEGEAGKLINTINSQKNNVDKTFNTINEVNNILTVTNNQITQHIEEAGKVDKKLEKSVSHISDYVRG
- a CDS encoding putative DNA modification/repair radical SAM protein, with translation MDLMEKLKVLSNAAKYDVSCSSSGSKRKNTNNGIGNASESGICHSFTPDGRCISLLKILFSNDCVFDCKYCINGASRDFLRVSFTPDEVCELTINFYKRNYIEGLFLSSAVINNPNYTMELLLKTVKKLRIDKKFNGYIHLKAIPGADEALIEKAGIYVDRMSVNIELPSSDSLKLLAPQKSKDKILKPMGVIKNSINNYTEMKKNIKSTPLFVPGGQSTQLIVGATPENDGKILKLSEALYSKYSLKRVYYSAYVPVIKDNKLLPDITHPPMLREHRLYQADWLLRYYGFKAKELLKNDDDNFDLNFDPKTYWALSNLNEFPVEINKAPYEKLLRIPGIGVTSAKKILKIRRVHNLTFEDLRKLRITLKRAKYFITCNGKYHGNVLFDHIRIKNKLLEGSISKTANINPDQISFFDSFSLDETYTPSGIILPNGYDFSSNAINHNKNVSSNFLLPKVNAISLGEKITAINGEF
- the galE gene encoding UDP-glucose 4-epimerase GalE, whose amino-acid sequence is MSILVCGGAGYIGSHTVHELIKQNKDVIVVDNLQSGHIKAVNSKAKFYKGDIRDSEFLDKVFSENNIEAIIHFAANSLVGESMEKPLLYFNNNVYGMQILLESMVKHDIKHIVFSSTAAVYGEPKKIPILEDDETHPTNTYGETKLTMEKMMKWVNKAHGITFVSLRYFNAAGAIEDGSIGEDHSPESHLIPLILQVPLKKREAITVFGEDYDTPDGTCIRDYIHVLDLADAHIKAVDYLLKGNESNIFNLGNGVGFSVKEMIDSAKEATNEEIKVIIGDRRAGDPARLIASNEKAKKILGWNPKYTDVKDVISTAWGWHKTHPNGFEDR
- the galT gene encoding UDP-glucose--hexose-1-phosphate uridylyltransferase, which codes for MVNINLEINRLINFALNKKLITAEDMIYSTNMLLGTLNLNEFEFINIEENLETPAPILENILDYACEKDLLENTTTERDLFDTKIMNCVMPRPSEVINKFNELYNSSPERATEYYYNLSIASNYIRKDRIDKNIIWKAPTEYGDLDITINLSKPEKDPRDIAKAKLIKSSSYPKCLLCKENEGFYGTLNHPARQTHRIIPLDFGENQKYFLQYSPYTYYNEHCIILNDNHIPMKINRDTFRNLLIFTDILPHYFAGSNADLPIVGGSILSHDHYQGGHYTFAMEKASVEKSYSISGYDDVEIGRVKWPMSVIRLSSKNKNLLLDLADRILISWRNYSDESVNILSHTENEPHNTITPISRKRNGKYELDLVLRNNRTSDEHPLGIFHPHNEVHHIKKENIGLIEVMGLAVLPARLKIELNILKDKLINKVADISTDESISKHSDWYKYLLKKYPNISSDNAYDILKSEVGFKFLEVLCHAGVFKRNEQGFAAFDKFVSHIK
- a CDS encoding LacI family DNA-binding transcriptional regulator, encoding MKLTIADVAKKANVSVATVSRVMNGNYPVKEETKKRVLEVIEELKYIPNMQARELTRQKSSTIGVVVPSINNMFFPEVINGIQNILKLNSQSLVLVCSENDKKEEQTCINNLLSRNVSGIIVIDPNTENIKSKFYNNISKQTPIVFVNGHSVSANISSVANDEAMGASMALNHLLENNHKDILFVRGKDSYSYDIKEKVYKETMTALNNFKPENIINIGNGNSSETVDNTLNIFIDVLKTSSATAVFACNDLMAVGVLNACKKLNLEVPAKLSIIGFDNIDLSKFVEPKLTTIDQNMFLLGTNAAILLLEKIDSNNSLSKRIILINSLIERDTVNSI